In Thalassospira marina, the following are encoded in one genomic region:
- a CDS encoding DUF3467 domain-containing protein — translation MAENTKPQTGVATDADQRKINWDDSNMRSTYANVSNVASTREEVMFLFGTSQVWSSSQDDVRVQLSDRIIMSPFAAKRLKKILDHTLAEYERVYGKLG, via the coding sequence ATGGCCGAGAACACCAAACCGCAAACCGGCGTCGCAACGGATGCAGACCAGCGCAAAATCAACTGGGATGATTCCAACATGCGCAGCACCTATGCCAACGTTTCCAACGTTGCCAGCACGCGCGAAGAAGTGATGTTCCTGTTTGGCACCAGCCAGGTCTGGAGCAGCTCGCAGGATGACGTGCGCGTTCAGCTGAGCGACCGCATCATCATGAGCCCGTTTGCGGCAAAGCGCCTGAAAAAGATCCTCGACCACACGCTGGCCGAATATGAACGCGTTTACGGTAAACTTGGCTAA
- a CDS encoding efflux RND transporter periplasmic adaptor subunit has translation MNNIPGNPPTGDASGFISPELWRKLSSARSFSDLADGWIDLCQANLELVLGVKPSEIVVAFNSAEGANRHFRVAAYRGADSKPGATLTQVVQRSLVVRSGVATTNPELGAGYVSNVIFVDDDLKGAVGVVLPTADTQRLNLAMRCLQWNAAWLAGFWRGEQYRDTAETVALRYGQHASAALLSCTDMEAGATSCATVMADDLVANRVTIGLVQGRHVRILGSSHTASVTPKSDRVHLIVDAMREAVYENAPVHFSGAGSSSQTATESHAKLVEGREKAWVGSWPVVLPDVADGVIVVQIECNLDQSLRVQALGGVITNLVAPAFGLQMAAARSSLQRFYRRANRAMGWVFGLHHTRIKAVAALIILLFAASLIIHMPYRVSAETEVEGLVQRAVPAPFDGFIAEGLVRAGDVVQKGDVLGRMETRELELHRFELQSSIVESQRKIEAATGERDLSEARILRSRMQQAISELELVKSQLARTELQAPFSGFVIDGDLSQKIGSPVKEGDVLFELSPLNQYRLKLKVNEKDIRHIAVGQDGALLLHARPNSVNEITIDRISPISEASDGENYFNVEALLVNTQQDLQPGMRGVAKVKTQPQSVFWIYTHPLWDWMRLQLWRVMP, from the coding sequence TTGAACAATATTCCCGGTAACCCGCCAACTGGCGATGCATCGGGGTTTATCTCCCCGGAACTGTGGCGCAAGCTTTCATCGGCGCGGTCTTTTTCCGATCTGGCCGATGGATGGATCGATTTGTGCCAGGCCAACCTGGAACTTGTCCTGGGGGTAAAGCCAAGCGAAATCGTCGTTGCATTCAACAGTGCCGAAGGTGCCAACAGGCACTTTCGCGTCGCTGCCTATCGTGGTGCCGACAGCAAACCCGGTGCGACGCTGACCCAGGTTGTTCAGCGCAGCCTTGTGGTCCGAAGCGGTGTTGCAACCACCAACCCGGAACTTGGTGCAGGCTATGTTTCAAATGTCATTTTCGTTGATGATGATTTGAAAGGTGCTGTTGGTGTTGTTTTGCCAACTGCCGATACCCAGCGTTTGAACCTTGCGATGCGTTGCCTGCAATGGAATGCCGCGTGGCTGGCGGGTTTCTGGCGTGGTGAACAATACCGCGATACCGCCGAAACCGTTGCCTTGCGCTATGGCCAGCATGCCAGTGCTGCCCTTCTTTCCTGCACAGATATGGAAGCCGGTGCCACCAGCTGCGCCACCGTCATGGCCGATGACCTTGTTGCCAACCGGGTCACCATTGGCCTGGTTCAGGGGCGCCATGTCCGTATTCTGGGGTCATCGCATACCGCATCTGTCACGCCCAAAAGCGACCGTGTGCATCTGATCGTCGATGCGATGCGCGAAGCGGTTTACGAAAATGCCCCGGTTCATTTCTCCGGTGCGGGCAGCAGTTCGCAAACCGCAACCGAAAGCCACGCCAAACTGGTGGAAGGTCGCGAAAAGGCCTGGGTTGGTTCCTGGCCGGTTGTGCTGCCTGATGTTGCCGATGGCGTCATCGTTGTGCAGATCGAATGCAACCTAGATCAAAGCCTCCGTGTTCAGGCCCTGGGGGGTGTTATTACCAACCTGGTTGCGCCTGCTTTTGGCCTGCAAATGGCAGCAGCGCGCAGCAGCCTACAACGTTTTTACCGGCGTGCAAACCGGGCGATGGGCTGGGTATTTGGCCTGCATCATACGCGGATCAAGGCAGTCGCTGCTCTGATCATTTTGTTGTTTGCCGCCAGCCTGATCATTCATATGCCCTATCGCGTCAGCGCCGAGACCGAGGTTGAAGGCCTTGTTCAACGTGCAGTCCCCGCACCCTTTGATGGTTTTATCGCCGAGGGGCTGGTGCGTGCGGGGGATGTGGTTCAGAAGGGCGATGTTCTGGGGCGCATGGAAACGCGCGAACTGGAACTGCACCGTTTTGAATTGCAAAGCTCGATCGTGGAAAGCCAGCGCAAGATTGAAGCAGCCACTGGCGAGCGTGACCTTTCCGAGGCCCGCATTTTGCGGTCCCGCATGCAGCAGGCCATTTCGGAACTTGAACTGGTGAAAAGCCAGTTGGCGCGGACCGAATTGCAGGCCCCCTTTAGCGGTTTTGTCATTGATGGGGACCTGTCGCAAAAAATAGGGTCCCCGGTCAAGGAAGGCGATGTTCTGTTTGAACTCAGCCCGCTTAACCAGTATCGCCTGAAATTGAAGGTCAATGAAAAGGACATTCGCCATATTGCCGTTGGGCAGGATGGCGCCTTGTTGCTTCATGCACGGCCCAACAGTGTTAATGAAATTACCATTGACCGTATTTCACCGATTTCCGAAGCCAGCGACGGTGAAAACTACTTCAATGTCGAAGCACTGCTGGTGAATACACAGCAGGATTTGCAGCCTGGTATGCGCGGTGTGGCCAAGGTTAAAACCCAGCCCCAGTCGGTTTTCTGGATTTATACCCATCCGCTTTGGGACTGGATGCGTCTGCAATTGTGGCGGGTCATGCCATGA
- a CDS encoding biotin/lipoyl-binding protein, with the protein MSDMLAAEHGRDMMSSPMAPAQPSRWETLSGLKPMVRSDISFFRHVYHNVAAYIAHDRLSNRYHRLTTAAHALLRRMDGVTPLADIRRDLEKKGEIEGDDADFAQIVDQLKSLELIRTGEAPNTQVLEKRIVKARRAKQIAPFKNPLYVRIPLFDLTRVLDHLEPAMRWVFSPITAFLFILLLGSAIVMAGVHWEGLTEGGLDQFISAENLMIVWFVYPVLKLVHEFGHAVVVRHYGGNVRELGLMFLLFVPVPYVDASSSITFRSKWHRAFVDGAGILVELTMASIAMFVWVAAEPGVVRSVAHNVMIISGVSTLLFNGNPLQRFDSYYLLCDLIEIPNLALKSTKYYSYLIKRYIIGLDREYEFDALPSERRWFLFYAPFSFAYRSMILVTIAIHLAERYFFVGALLGCWTVFNMFAMPVIKGSGFLLTSPTLQGKRRRSIIRGLMLAGVLIALAFMPVPDRIISQGVVWLPDDAAVRARSSGFITEIHQQSGAQVKKGDLLMTLSNDQLITDHRKVTAEIEALKLQLDADNATDQVAASITRQRLANAQERLSRTTRDIEALSIRASHDGVFEAGVSNDLIGRFLPRGGEAGYLLEPGMTPVIKVAVPAVDGDLVQDHLRGVELRFAGHFGDVVPGTIKSWSPTATLQLPSPVLSLEGGGPFALKPEANQRPELVNPVFIATVACCEGLAPENYGDRAHVRFDLGWEPAAVLVYRVVRRNFLKRFEV; encoded by the coding sequence ATGAGCGATATGCTGGCTGCAGAACACGGACGTGACATGATGTCTTCGCCAATGGCGCCGGCCCAGCCGTCGCGTTGGGAAACGCTGTCTGGCCTCAAGCCAATGGTGCGAAGCGACATCTCGTTTTTCCGTCACGTCTATCACAATGTTGCAGCCTATATCGCCCATGACCGTCTTTCTAACCGCTATCATCGCCTGACAACGGCTGCGCATGCCCTGCTGCGCCGCATGGATGGCGTTACCCCCCTAGCCGATATTCGCCGTGATCTTGAAAAGAAAGGCGAAATCGAAGGCGACGATGCCGACTTTGCCCAGATCGTTGATCAGTTAAAATCCCTTGAACTGATCCGCACCGGGGAAGCACCCAATACCCAGGTTCTTGAAAAGCGCATTGTAAAAGCACGGCGCGCCAAACAGATCGCCCCGTTTAAAAACCCGCTTTATGTGCGCATCCCGCTATTTGACCTGACCCGCGTGCTGGATCATCTTGAACCGGCAATGCGCTGGGTTTTCAGCCCGATCACGGCCTTTCTTTTCATCCTGTTGCTGGGATCGGCCATTGTGATGGCTGGTGTGCATTGGGAAGGGCTGACCGAAGGCGGGCTTGACCAGTTTATCAGTGCCGAAAACCTTATGATCGTCTGGTTCGTGTATCCGGTTTTGAAATTGGTGCACGAATTTGGCCATGCTGTTGTTGTGCGCCATTATGGTGGCAATGTCCGCGAACTTGGCTTGATGTTCCTGCTGTTTGTGCCTGTACCCTATGTTGATGCATCGTCCAGCATCACTTTCCGCAGCAAATGGCATCGCGCCTTTGTTGATGGTGCAGGTATCCTGGTGGAACTGACCATGGCATCCATTGCCATGTTTGTCTGGGTGGCGGCAGAGCCGGGTGTTGTGCGATCTGTTGCGCATAATGTCATGATCATCAGCGGTGTTTCGACGCTGCTGTTTAACGGCAACCCGTTACAGCGCTTTGACAGTTATTATCTGCTATGCGATCTGATCGAAATTCCCAATCTCGCGCTGAAATCGACCAAATATTACAGCTACCTGATCAAGCGCTACATCATCGGGCTTGATCGGGAATACGAATTTGATGCGCTGCCGTCCGAACGGCGGTGGTTTTTGTTTTATGCACCGTTTTCGTTCGCCTATCGCTCGATGATCCTGGTGACCATCGCGATCCATCTGGCCGAACGGTATTTCTTTGTGGGTGCCCTTCTTGGTTGCTGGACTGTTTTTAATATGTTTGCCATGCCCGTTATCAAGGGAAGCGGCTTTTTGCTGACCAGTCCAACCCTGCAGGGCAAACGTCGCCGTTCGATCATTCGGGGTTTGATGCTTGCCGGGGTATTGATCGCCCTTGCCTTTATGCCGGTGCCTGACCGCATTATTTCGCAAGGCGTTGTCTGGCTGCCCGATGATGCCGCGGTGCGTGCGCGCTCCAGCGGGTTTATCACCGAAATTCACCAGCAAAGCGGTGCACAGGTGAAAAAGGGTGATCTGTTGATGACGCTGAGCAACGATCAGCTGATCACCGATCATCGCAAAGTCACCGCCGAGATCGAAGCGCTGAAGTTGCAGCTTGATGCCGATAATGCCACCGATCAGGTCGCGGCATCGATTACGCGCCAGCGCCTTGCCAACGCGCAGGAACGCCTGAGCCGCACCACCCGCGATATCGAAGCATTATCCATTCGTGCCAGCCATGACGGTGTTTTTGAAGCCGGCGTTTCCAACGACCTGATCGGCCGTTTCCTGCCGCGCGGTGGCGAGGCGGGTTACCTGCTGGAACCCGGCATGACCCCGGTGATCAAGGTTGCGGTGCCAGCAGTGGACGGGGATCTGGTCCAGGACCATTTGCGCGGCGTTGAATTGCGATTTGCCGGTCATTTTGGCGATGTGGTGCCTGGCACCATCAAATCCTGGTCGCCAACGGCCACTTTGCAGTTACCAAGCCCGGTTCTGTCGCTTGAAGGGGGCGGGCCCTTTGCCCTGAAACCCGAAGCCAACCAGCGACCGGAACTGGTGAACCCTGTTTTTATCGCAACCGTCGCCTGTTGCGAGGGGCTAGCGCCTGAAAATTATGGCGACCGGGCACATGTGCGGTTCGATCTGGGATGGGAGCCCGCAGCCGTACTGGTTTATCGCGTTGTCCGCCGCAACTTCTTAAAGAGGTTTGAAGTTTGA
- a CDS encoding efflux RND transporter periplasmic adaptor subunit, whose protein sequence is MVPAALAQDTSAPADSDPFAKLLENARQGADTSSQAAGQEQNVCQVTASELVELASPVEGVIHTMHAKRGQRVKKGELIAELQADVEKAQVNYAQVRAQSQSGVAARKRQLEFAERRIKRTEKLRAAKLMTQEEIDTLETDRDSARLDYDAARENIDIMKAELALSKAQLADRMIKSPIDGVLIEKLLTVGEQVDGKAIALIAQLDPLFVEVSLPVAQFGKYHKGEKVTVHFEGPNIGPRDAEISLVDQIVEPKSKTFGMRVVLPNPDLAIPAGIGCHIEFLSPKKQ, encoded by the coding sequence ATGGTACCGGCTGCTTTGGCGCAGGATACATCGGCACCTGCTGATTCTGATCCGTTTGCCAAATTGCTGGAAAATGCCCGTCAGGGTGCCGATACCAGCAGCCAGGCTGCCGGGCAGGAACAGAATGTGTGCCAGGTAACCGCCAGTGAACTGGTGGAACTGGCAAGCCCGGTAGAAGGCGTCATCCACACGATGCATGCCAAACGTGGTCAACGGGTTAAAAAAGGCGAACTGATTGCCGAATTGCAGGCAGATGTTGAAAAAGCGCAGGTGAATTACGCACAGGTACGTGCGCAATCACAAAGCGGTGTTGCTGCGCGCAAACGGCAGCTTGAGTTTGCCGAACGTCGCATCAAGCGGACCGAAAAACTTCGGGCTGCGAAATTGATGACGCAAGAAGAGATCGACACCCTGGAAACCGACCGCGACAGTGCCCGGCTTGATTACGATGCCGCCAGAGAGAACATCGATATCATGAAAGCCGAACTGGCGCTGTCCAAGGCGCAATTGGCAGACCGTATGATCAAAAGTCCGATCGACGGTGTCCTGATCGAGAAGCTGTTGACCGTTGGGGAACAGGTTGACGGCAAGGCGATCGCGCTGATTGCACAGCTTGACCCGCTTTTTGTCGAGGTTTCCCTGCCGGTTGCCCAGTTTGGCAAATATCACAAGGGCGAAAAAGTGACCGTTCATTTTGAAGGTCCGAATATTGGCCCGCGCGATGCCGAAATCTCACTGGTCGACCAGATTGTCGAACCAAAAAGCAAAACCTTTGGCATGCGAGTGGTATTGCCAAATCCGGATTTGGCCATCCCTGCGGGGATTGGCTGTCATATCGAATTCCTGTCACCGAAAAAACAGTGA
- a CDS encoding TolC family protein → MKKKILVSAYVLGISAIGLTDRAGAEDLSTVYQMAMTENPNISLAEEQVSEGVASQVNAFMGYLPQVSATFDREWVKQRIDRSDNTVFALGKGNFDNRQRTFQLQQHIFDFETIMDIVASDMGRMRLKKSLETAKLDVGYQTIEAYLSTLAAADDARLAQIEHASMAERKVDIDTRQKQGLATSYESDLVAARLAEAEARVVATRTSYQRAFAQLQRRVGSLPASLATLAHNVELPKLAETDVDHWLEAALKSSPRVRAMDYSIDERKAALAADVGQALPTFDFIFTDTRRDSGGSLFGGGSLTHEGVAMLRLNVPLFNPGGRGYEALETRSQVDQARYQRAIYLRELRETVTGTINELVNGPDRIKALVKGVETHRRIVDAVKIKFDAGQSTVLDVLDEDEDLFAMERQALAAIYSHLLNYALIHQVTGTLDDAQIASINQLLDPNLPMITASTDFATYSHDTMPISVQ, encoded by the coding sequence TTGAAAAAGAAAATCCTCGTTTCGGCGTATGTGCTGGGGATCTCTGCTATCGGTTTAACGGATCGTGCTGGGGCAGAAGATCTTTCAACCGTCTATCAGATGGCAATGACCGAAAACCCGAATATCTCGCTGGCCGAAGAACAGGTCAGTGAAGGTGTCGCAAGCCAGGTCAATGCTTTCATGGGCTATTTGCCGCAGGTATCGGCAACCTTTGACCGCGAATGGGTCAAACAGCGTATTGACCGTTCGGACAATACCGTGTTTGCACTTGGTAAAGGCAATTTCGATAACCGCCAGCGTACCTTCCAGCTGCAGCAGCATATCTTTGATTTTGAAACCATCATGGATATCGTGGCATCGGATATGGGCCGCATGCGGTTGAAAAAATCGCTTGAAACCGCCAAGCTTGACGTTGGCTATCAGACGATTGAAGCCTATCTCAGCACGCTTGCAGCAGCTGACGATGCCCGTCTGGCCCAGATCGAACATGCCTCGATGGCTGAACGCAAGGTCGATATCGACACCCGCCAGAAACAGGGTCTAGCAACGTCCTATGAATCGGACCTGGTTGCTGCCCGCCTGGCCGAAGCCGAAGCCCGCGTTGTTGCCACCCGCACCTCCTATCAGCGTGCCTTTGCCCAGTTGCAGCGCCGCGTTGGCAGCCTACCGGCATCGCTGGCAACCCTGGCACACAATGTCGAACTGCCGAAACTGGCAGAAACCGATGTTGACCATTGGCTGGAAGCCGCATTGAAAAGCAGCCCGCGTGTGCGTGCGATGGATTATTCCATCGATGAACGCAAAGCAGCCCTTGCTGCCGACGTTGGCCAGGCCCTGCCGACCTTCGATTTCATCTTTACCGATACCCGCCGTGATTCCGGTGGGTCGCTGTTTGGTGGCGGCAGCCTGACCCATGAAGGTGTGGCGATGCTGCGCCTGAATGTGCCGCTGTTCAACCCGGGTGGCCGTGGTTACGAAGCCCTTGAAACCCGCAGCCAGGTGGACCAGGCCCGTTACCAGCGTGCCATTTACCTGCGTGAACTGCGCGAAACGGTTACCGGCACCATCAATGAACTGGTAAACGGCCCGGACCGCATCAAGGCGCTGGTCAAAGGTGTTGAAACCCACCGTCGTATTGTTGATGCCGTCAAAATCAAATTTGATGCTGGCCAGTCAACCGTTCTCGATGTTCTTGACGAAGACGAAGACCTGTTTGCCATGGAACGCCAGGCGCTTGCCGCGATCTATAGCCACCTTCTGAACTATGCCCTGATCCATCAGGTTACCGGCACGCTGGACGATGCCCAGATCGCATCGATCAACCAGCTTCTGGATCCGAACCTGCCGATGATTACCGCAAGCACCGACTTTGCGACCTACAGCCACGACACGATGCCGATTTCGGTTCAGTAA
- a CDS encoding DUF4434 domain-containing protein, producing the protein MRIFRTLVITTALTMIALHPAAAQDVAEWDNQQVQNGQQSNGQALFYQPHETDANITPAQWNRIWQKTRENRFNTVIVQWTSYGDIDFGGKNGWLANSLKDARDQGLSLIMGLHMDPAYYNRLAEIDTAGTGAYLEHQLGLSLKQANTIRQDWGISIAGWYVPLELDDWNFEQKARRDIVNERLGGLASRLDLPVHVSAFSGGKLTPDAYAGWLGSLEKTGIHVWAQDGAGTRTLPAMARETYIKALPCDIGIVLEAFRQTSGKNEPFTAEPAKPNNGSVTCHPAAVFGLRYMAWGGDLRQAMQMHATPDAAAPENKSRP; encoded by the coding sequence ATGCGTATTTTCAGAACCCTGGTAATAACGACGGCCTTAACCATGATCGCGTTGCACCCGGCAGCGGCACAGGATGTCGCGGAGTGGGATAACCAGCAGGTACAGAACGGCCAGCAATCAAATGGTCAGGCCCTGTTTTATCAACCCCATGAAACTGACGCCAACATCACACCCGCGCAATGGAACAGGATTTGGCAAAAAACCCGCGAAAACAGGTTTAATACCGTCATCGTGCAATGGACATCCTATGGCGATATCGATTTTGGTGGCAAAAACGGCTGGTTGGCAAACAGCCTGAAGGATGCGCGCGATCAGGGTTTATCGCTGATTATGGGCCTGCATATGGACCCGGCCTATTATAACCGGCTTGCCGAAATTGATACGGCGGGAACTGGCGCGTATCTTGAACATCAATTGGGGCTGTCGTTAAAGCAGGCAAACACCATTCGCCAGGATTGGGGAATTTCAATTGCTGGCTGGTATGTGCCGCTGGAGCTTGATGACTGGAATTTCGAGCAAAAGGCCCGGCGCGATATCGTCAATGAACGGCTGGGGGGCCTTGCAAGCCGCCTTGATCTGCCGGTGCATGTCAGCGCCTTTAGCGGCGGCAAGCTGACACCCGATGCCTATGCCGGTTGGCTGGGCAGCCTTGAAAAAACCGGCATTCATGTATGGGCGCAGGATGGTGCCGGTACACGGACCCTGCCCGCAATGGCGCGCGAAACCTATATCAAGGCCCTACCCTGCGATATCGGCATCGTGCTTGAGGCCTTTCGCCAGACCAGTGGCAAAAATGAACCCTTCACCGCCGAACCCGCGAAGCCCAATAATGGCAGTGTGACCTGCCACCCGGCCGCCGTTTTTGGCCTGCGATATATGGCATGGGGCGGTGATTTAAGGCAGGCGATGCAAATGCATGCGACACCGGATGCTGCAGCACCCGAAAACAAATCCCGCCCATAA
- a CDS encoding NfrA family protein, with translation MTRPHRAIGLSLLALLATGVIPLAPVAPAHADSLDKFADFRSYPYLDRAYREARRENWAEVEKLMTHLLSLVPENTEARRLIVQAQTNQGHFDQALESANALPDGTQKRETLQELRIKWIETSTPTEAQIRDWLDHTVEIADREQIWRAYADALSKQPDGAQKALAWLESIKGREDGDSLRRARAIWAEQLDNWRTVIAELAPLADQGRLSPENWQRLATAYANVQDEQGLIALLPSAPDSKSQAQAQLALANRTIALGNIAVAKRWLQALPASLRDDRAQQETLWELAKATGDTNLYQVTSKNLDRPCLETAEWLSRHDAQLAKQQFARCDAQTAPQTWLILAQRLEAIDALKTQSLPARWQDERQNVLIGILRDRGEDRAAIAWLNDQPQTVETMTLSAQILQSLHDDAGAEKYWLAVYRKNGDLGALDQASYLALKHNQTGSAKKLLEQAYDQHHGQLPEALLQRLAAFYAQNIGAGDVPRVKQVLAKLDDKTRGLVLLQLASNDYCDIVKDAATGQTSETATLAALGQCAMDQTPGIASIYYQKAVDLGDQASLPSLAYALEAGGSPDAALKIWQRVPAGQMTDNARLTAARSALEAGQPDQAEHFWQQAENLTKANDWALGATIAEARNKPELALGRQKIALQNSPSPENYYAASATAQKAGDLPQSTEWLAKAHELQPDNPRYNADLGMRLASLDDTGQQNAAIPYLKRAVQDYPDDYRLHETLANRYNAVENSTGARRELEHAIDLEQNPVTQGDDFGSLDARRYRQRRAHETLERRNSVTLASTWSPAGTTELPLGNNATDRRAASQNVQTALWDHALGDEPSRNGSTFSVYGRVLTGADGHARYGQTLATGLGLRYKPLGDYNLNLYGELFSQTQRDKSGTPGIKAGDLINPGKLVDGISDLNDTHKRDNDLILRATASFLDQDEYRNDWRVGEDDWNERFVNLDLSWWTRSGNHMALSRYQQGHSFKLPTQSAQTIMPYGFVEAAAQDPNDTWRQDLRTGVGLRWQLYTDEDKYNAYRTRVNARLEYQKSVGGNLYEGADGILFGLEVNF, from the coding sequence ATGACCCGCCCTCACCGTGCAATCGGCCTGTCTTTGCTGGCATTGCTGGCAACAGGCGTGATCCCGCTGGCCCCGGTGGCCCCAGCCCATGCCGACAGCCTTGATAAATTTGCCGATTTTCGCAGCTACCCCTATCTTGACCGCGCCTATCGCGAAGCCCGGCGTGAAAACTGGGCGGAAGTCGAAAAGCTGATGACACATCTGTTGTCGCTGGTGCCGGAAAATACCGAGGCACGCCGCCTGATCGTTCAGGCGCAAACCAACCAGGGGCATTTTGACCAGGCCCTGGAAAGCGCAAATGCCCTGCCCGATGGCACACAAAAGCGCGAAACCCTGCAGGAATTGCGCATCAAATGGATTGAAACATCCACCCCGACCGAGGCGCAAATTCGCGACTGGCTGGATCACACAGTTGAAATTGCCGATCGCGAACAAATCTGGCGGGCCTATGCCGATGCACTTTCCAAACAGCCCGATGGCGCACAAAAGGCACTGGCATGGCTTGAAAGCATCAAAGGCCGCGAAGATGGCGACAGCCTGCGCCGCGCACGCGCCATTTGGGCCGAACAGCTTGATAATTGGCGCACGGTCATTGCCGAACTTGCCCCGCTGGCCGATCAGGGCCGCCTGTCGCCTGAAAACTGGCAACGCCTTGCCACCGCCTACGCCAATGTTCAGGATGAACAGGGGCTGATCGCCCTACTGCCCAGTGCACCTGATAGCAAAAGCCAGGCACAGGCGCAGCTTGCGCTGGCGAACCGGACCATTGCACTAGGCAATATTGCCGTTGCCAAACGCTGGTTGCAGGCCCTGCCCGCGTCGCTGCGCGATGACCGCGCCCAGCAGGAAACCCTGTGGGAATTGGCCAAAGCAACCGGCGATACAAATTTGTATCAGGTTACCAGCAAGAATCTTGATCGTCCGTGCCTTGAAACTGCCGAATGGCTGTCGCGCCATGATGCGCAACTGGCAAAACAGCAATTTGCCCGGTGTGATGCCCAAACAGCCCCGCAAACATGGCTGATCCTGGCACAGCGTCTTGAGGCGATTGACGCGCTGAAAACACAAAGCCTGCCAGCACGCTGGCAGGACGAACGGCAAAATGTGCTGATCGGCATATTGCGCGACCGGGGCGAGGACCGTGCGGCCATTGCCTGGTTAAACGACCAGCCGCAAACCGTCGAAACTATGACCCTGAGTGCACAGATTTTGCAAAGCCTGCATGATGATGCCGGGGCAGAAAAATACTGGCTGGCGGTATATCGCAAAAATGGTGACTTAGGCGCCCTTGACCAGGCCAGTTACCTGGCCCTGAAACACAACCAGACAGGTAGTGCCAAAAAACTGCTGGAACAGGCCTATGACCAGCATCATGGCCAATTGCCCGAAGCCCTGTTACAGCGCCTGGCGGCGTTTTATGCCCAGAATATTGGTGCAGGCGATGTGCCACGTGTCAAGCAGGTGCTGGCAAAACTGGATGATAAAACACGCGGGCTGGTTTTATTGCAGCTTGCCAGCAATGATTATTGCGACATCGTAAAGGACGCAGCAACCGGCCAAACCAGTGAAACCGCAACCTTGGCTGCACTGGGCCAATGCGCGATGGATCAAACGCCGGGCATTGCATCGATTTACTATCAAAAGGCGGTTGATCTGGGCGATCAGGCCAGCCTGCCATCCCTTGCCTATGCCCTTGAAGCGGGCGGCAGCCCGGATGCAGCGTTAAAAATATGGCAGCGGGTTCCCGCCGGTCAAATGACGGACAATGCCCGCCTGACCGCCGCACGTAGCGCGCTGGAAGCTGGCCAACCCGACCAAGCCGAACATTTTTGGCAACAGGCTGAAAACCTGACAAAGGCGAATGACTGGGCCCTGGGGGCCACCATTGCCGAAGCACGTAACAAACCCGAACTGGCACTGGGCCGGCAAAAAATTGCCCTGCAAAACAGCCCGTCGCCCGAAAATTACTATGCGGCATCGGCCACGGCACAAAAGGCGGGCGATTTGCCGCAAAGCACGGAATGGCTGGCAAAGGCCCACGAATTGCAGCCTGATAACCCGCGTTATAACGCCGATCTGGGCATGCGCCTTGCCAGCCTTGACGATACCGGGCAACAAAATGCGGCAATCCCGTATCTGAAACGGGCTGTGCAGGATTATCCCGATGATTATCGCCTGCATGAAACCCTGGCCAACCGCTATAATGCTGTTGAAAACAGTACAGGTGCCCGCCGCGAACTGGAACATGCCATCGACCTTGAACAGAACCCGGTAACCCAAGGCGATGATTTTGGCAGCCTTGATGCCCGACGTTACCGCCAGCGACGTGCACACGAAACACTGGAACGGCGCAATAGTGTGACCCTTGCAAGCACTTGGTCCCCGGCTGGCACCACGGAACTACCCCTTGGCAACAACGCAACAGATCGTCGTGCAGCATCGCAGAATGTGCAAACGGCCCTGTGGGACCATGCCCTTGGCGATGAACCCAGCCGCAATGGCAGCACATTCTCGGTTTATGGACGGGTACTGACCGGGGCGGATGGCCATGCACGTTACGGCCAGACACTGGCAACCGGCCTTGGCCTGCGCTACAAACCGCTTGGGGATTATAACCTGAACCTTTATGGCGAACTGTTCAGCCAGACCCAACGGGACAAAAGCGGCACGCCCGGCATCAAAGCCGGTGATCTGATCAATCCCGGTAAACTGGTGGATGGCATCAGCGACCTTAACGACACCCACAAGCGCGATAATGACCTGATTTTGCGGGCAACGGCGTCCTTCCTTGATCAGGATGAATATCGCAATGACTGGCGGGTTGGTGAAGATGACTGGAACGAACGTTTCGTCAATCTTGACCTGTCATGGTGGACGCGATCAGGCAATCATATGGCGCTGTCACGCTATCAGCAGGGGCATAGTTTCAAACTGCCAACGCAGTCGGCACAAACGATCATGCCTTATGGCTTTGTCGAGGCCGCGGCCCAGGACCCGAACGATACCTGGCGTCAGGACCTGCGGACCGGTGTTGGCCTGCGCTGGCAGCTTTATACCGATGAAGATAAATACAATGCCTACCGAACGCGCGTGAATGCCCGGTTGGAATATCAAAAATCGGTTGGTGGTAACCTGTATGAAGGGGCGGATGGCATCCTGTTTGGGCTGGAGGTGAATTTCTGA